The following DNA comes from Theropithecus gelada isolate Dixy chromosome 7a, Tgel_1.0, whole genome shotgun sequence.
tctactaaaaatacaaaaattagccaggcatggtgtcgggtgcctataatcccagctactcaggaggccgaggcaggagaatcacttgaacccgggaggcagaggttgtagtgtgctgagatggcgccactgcactccagcctgggcgacaagagtgagactccagtggaaaaaaaaaaaaaaagatgtggtggTGTTTCTTACCAGGAAGATTAGTTTAGTGTGTCCTCTGGATTTGGTCCAAGCCTCCAAGCTGTCTTCACACTTGAATTACTACAGAATTCTCAATCCCGAGTTTGAATCCTGTCTTGCTTTGTCTGTGTCCAGGAACAAGTTATATCCCTCCTctaagcctcggtttcctcatcttcaaagaGGACATGATCATAGGACTTACACAATAAATAGCAACAAGTGTTTTTAACTGAACTGTAGGCTAATACATAGCAGGATGCAGAAACCCTGAGCTGCTATGTGTTCTAGCTGAATCCGTAGAGTTAAATTAACACTGGTGTGAGTCTAGGTGGTCAGCTGAAACCAAAATGGCCACATGCATGTCTTACCAAAACTGAAAAAGTCTAGGCTAGAAAGTAGGATGCTGGTTGAAGTCATAATGGAGTGGATCTTAGTAGTTAAAATGCAATTTCTATACCAGTCTTCtactaaaatgataaaaacttGCTGTCTATGTGGTTACTTGCCCCCACCACCCAGATGTCTCAGTGGGAGATGAAGGAAGCAGCAGGGCTGAGAATGGGGTTCCAGAAAGCAGTTGTGTACAATCACAGCTCTGTTCTAAAGGTGCTGGCTGATTCTCTGAGTTTATGACCAAGGGCACAGGTTTGCATGACAAAAGCTTGTGAGTTTTTTGGTTGTCACTGTATTATTGCTCTCTGGTGCTACCTTATCTTTCCCTATCCTTCCCCAGGAAGCCAGTGGTACAGGATTTGTTACAGTGAAAGGGCATGAGAAAGGCCTGGCTTTAAGAAGTTAAACACCCATAAGGAGAGACTCTTGTTCAGTTAAAGTGTTTATAGAGTGCTGGGTActaggaatacaaagatgaattcCAAAGATACTATTCCTGCTACGAAGGAACTTTGGTCTGAAGTGAGAAGACAGATTAAAACACAGACGAAACAAAAATATGACAAACGCAGTCTGGATGATATTTATAAGGTGTTATGGCAATACAAAAGAAGGGCAACCTATCCCAGCCTGAAAGTGGGGAGGGTTCGAATCAGGAAATCCTTTCCAAAGGGaaactttgctttttatttttatttttgagacaggggctcgctctgttgcccaggctggagtgcagtggtgccatcacagctcactgtagccttgacctccagggctcaagggatcctcccaagtagctgggactacaggcaggcaccacagctcttggctaatttttttattctttgtagagacgggggtctccctatgttgcccaggctggtctcaaacttctgagctcaagggaaCCTACCTCGTcgtgctcccaaagtgctagaattataagCACAAGCCACTGTTTCCAGGCCCCAAAAATAAGCtttgaaaatcaaataagaaTTGCATGAACAAGGTTGGGATGGCTTGGAAGTGGGATAGGAGAAGCAATATTAAGAATCCAGACAGTCCAGACAGGAAGAACACTGTGAGTAAAAGAATGGATGAAACAGCATCACGTACTTTGGGAACTGGGTATAGTACCAGCAACTAGGATGCCAAGTAAGGGGAGGTGGCATGAGGAGGCGTTTCAGGGGATAGGCTTATGAGATGAGGATTATCCGATTCTAGCTTTCTGAAAACACTGCTAATAAAGAATTACACAgtgtaataaatattaacatagaaagaaagaaaagtcatgaaaaagagaaaagggacaaTGGGTCTGAATGAAAGCAGCTTTGGAAGCCAGGACCAGCCAGGCTTGGGCCATCTCACGGGGGATTTGCTCCTATTCCTCAGCTACAATTTGTGTTTCcaatttaaccatttttatttgCTAGTCCCATTCCTGTGTTGGGTCTGGAtattcacagaagaagaaaaagaaaaaagtgggtgAATGTAGAGGATGAGGAAGaaggttataaaataaatatttgagtcaGTAGATCTTCATTTCGCTATCTAACCGACATCCCAACGTCAACTCATCCAACCTGAACTCCTAAACTCCCCCTAAAACTCTGTGCCACAGGGAGCCTCTCCCATCTCAGGTGATGGCAACTCCAACCTTCCAGTTACCGAGGTCTCAGGTCTTGGATCCCATCCTTCTCTCATCTCTATCACACTCCATATCCAGTCCATTAGGATATTCTGTTGGATCTACCTTCAGAAGAGCCTCCAAATCTTATCATTTCTCACAATCTCCAGCTGAATTCACATCATCTCTCATTTTGATTACTGCAAACCTTCCAGCAAGTCTCCCTGCTTTGACTCTTGAACTCCTACAACCAAATCTCCTCACTAGAGGGACCCTTTAGAAATGTAAGTCAAAGTgtggtccaggcacagtggctcacgcctgtaatcccggcactttaggaggccgaggtgggcagatcacaaggtcaggagttcaagatcagcctggccaatatggtgaaatcccatctctactaaaaatacaggccaggtgcagtggctcacgcctgtaatcccagaactttaggaggccaaggtgggtggatcatgagatcaggagatcaagaccatcctggccaatatggagaaaccccgtctctactaaaaaatacaaaaaaattagctgggtgtggtggtgggcgcctgtaatcccggctactagggaggctgaggcaggagaatcgcttgaaccccagaggcggaggatacagtgagccgagattgtgccattgcactctggcctgggcaacaagaggaaaactccatctcaaaaaaaaaaaaaaaaaaaaaaagtaagtcaaagtgaaagaagccaatctgaaaaggctgtaTGATTTCAACCATATCACATTCTGGAAAAGTCAAAattatgaagacagtaaaaaaaaaaaaaaaaaaggccgggcgcggtggctcaaacctgtaatcccagcactttgggaggccgagacgggcggatcacgaggtcaggagatcgagaccatcctggctaacacagtgaaaccccgtctctactaaaaaaaaaaaaaatacaaaaaactagctgggcgaggtggtgggcgcctgtagtcccagctactcaggaggctgaggcaggagaatggcataaacccgggaggcggagcttgcagtgagctgagatggggccactgcactccagcccaggcgacagagcgagactctgtctcaaaaaaaaaaaaataaaataaaaaaaatcgtAGTGAATGCCGGGCATCTGGTGGGGGGAGATGAATAAgcggagcacagaggatttttaggacagcAAAATTATTCTGTGTGATACTATAATACATGCGGATGCATACCATTATACACTTGTCCAAACCCATTGAACGTACCACTCCAAGAgcaaaccctaatgtaaactgtggtgGTAATGATGTGTTGGCGTAAGTTCATCAGGTAGATAGGGGTGTTGATATAGGGGAAGCTATCCATAGGTGGGGGCAGGCTTTATATGGGAGATCTCTGTGCCTTtctctcagttttgctgtgaaccttaAACTGCTTTAAAAGATAaggtctattaaaaaaaaaaaaaagtaagccaaACGATATAATCCAGAGCCCTGTACAACTCCCTTTTTCACTAGATGAAAAGCCAAAGTTCTTAATGAGTAGCATTAGGAGCTTTGCTCTGGCTATTTCCTCTGTCTGAAACATTTTTTCCCCAGTAATCTACTTAGCTAATTCTTTTGCATCCTCAAGTCTTTGCTAAAGTTTCACCTCTTGGTGAGAGAGACCCTATCTGCCCTAGTTAGTACTGTAAACCACTACCTGCACCCCCATGCACTCCTGATCCTCCTGATCCTACTTAACTTTTTTCCAAGTCCTTCTTACTTACATAGTGTATTTATTATGTACTGTATTTATTATCCTGATAGTTTAATCTCTTGTCTCCTTCTGCTAGGTTGTAAATTCCACAATGGATTATTTGGTTTGCTGATGTATCTGCTTAGAACCATTAAATGCTGAATGGATGAAGGAATGAGTATCTGATTGAAAGCTCCATCTTCCATTACTCAGATTTCCCATTCTTAATGTATCTCAGAAGCTAATATTGAGAAATTGAGGGATGAGTTCCGTGCATCTTAATTCAGGTActgattgaaaaagaaaaaccaaaatctCTCTAGGGCATGATGACTCTGGAGAAGGGAGGGACACCTTGTGAGCTATTTGTCTAAGGAAGAGATGAATTACAAACTAAAATATTAGTTGACCactaatattttaacattttaatgcattttcttgCTGTCCAGAAGTTTTAAATGCCTACGTAGTTAAATTTATTGGCTTTTTCCCTCTATTCATTTTGTGTTTCTGCGTTCTTTAAGGACACTTTCCTACCAAGGTTGTAATCATATTCTTTTATACTTGTTCTAATGCTCATCCAATTTAGGTTGTGTGTgtgctatttaaaaatttgtgtctCGTCTTTAATCCCTTTGGAATTTAAGCTTGTGATTTGTGAGAACTAGGGTGCTAACATCATTTTCACAAATACAGGTCACCCCAGACCATATACTAAATAGTCCACCTTTCCTCATTGATTTGAAATGTCACCTTATCATACagtctgtttttaattcttttttttttttttttttttttttgagacggagtctcactctgtcgcccaggctggagtacagtggctggatctcagctcactgcaagctccgcctcccgggtttatgccattctcctgcctcagcctcccgagtagctgggactacaggcgcccgccacctcgcccggctagtttttttttttgtattttttagtagagacggggtttcaccgtgttagccagtatggtctcgatctcctgacctcgtgatccgcccgtctcggcctcccaaagtgctgggattacaggcttgagccaccgcgcccggcctgtttttaattctttattcctttgattcatttatttattgtgacATCAATAtcaaactatttttaattatgaCATTAAgctatattttgattttctggTGGTAATCTCTGATTTCAGCATTACAATTTACTACTCATTTATTACTGATTTTAGCTTAAATCAGTCATCCATACATTcatgtgataaatatttttgagtatttaTATGTTATGCACTGAACATAAAACTATTGTtgactaggccaggcgcggtggctcacgcctgtaatcccagcactttgggacgctgaggcaggcagatcacgaggtcaagagatcgagaccatcctggccaacatggtgaaaccccgtctttactaaaaatacaaaaattagctgggcgtggtggcacgtgcctgtaatcccagctactcaggaggctgaggcaggagaatcgcttgaacccaggaggctgagactgcagtaagctgagattgcaccactacactccagcctggtgacaaagtgagactccatctcaaaaaaaaaaaaaaaattcttgctgaCTGGACTCAACTGTCCAAATGTAAATTCAGTGAATTGGAGCCTAGACTCTACTTTTTAAACTAAGGTCTTtttggagggaggaaagggaatggcaacatttattttccttaaatattgCTGATGAATCGATAAACAAGAAAGATCAGCCTTGCTAACTTTTTCTGAAGCAATACATCTAAATATGAATCAGAGGCTGGGGCTCTAATGGAAAGCCTAAAAATGTGGACAAGGGCTGGGGAATGAGAAAAGCAGAATGCTATATAATATCCTAAAAgccattattatttcaatttatttcctaTCTTAGTCTGACAATTAGGTGGCAAATGacttttcacataaaaattaggGCAAggtctttcctcttcctctattAAACTTCCTTTGAGAGTTACACACAAAGTCATGCCCAGTGAACCATCACAACATCCTAGGAAGATCCTGTGTATATGTGCTCACAAGTACATTTAATTGCATGTTCCTACTCCTTCAGATTAGCCTTCTGCAaagttaactcatttaatctccaaAGAATACGGTCATTATTGAGCAAAAGAGGATGAGGATCAGCTGAAAATTGCAATCAGGGAGAAGCTTCAGGTTTATTCCATAAAGATAGAAATGACACCAGAAACTCTACCACCTTTGCCCGGGTCagaaaagtttaatttatttccAAAGACTCTTAAACTGTgggttctttaaaattttaatgcttaccacccccaccccacacacatatacaataaTTACAGGAGTTATTGACATCTGTTTGTGCATGATAAGAACTATAgtaatattcaaatataatttatttgagtACATGAGTGGACCTCTATCCAACAAGTATTTGTTAAGCATCTACTATATTGGGGATAGAACAGTGAACCAGACACAATTCCTTCCCTCAGTCAAGGAACTGCCCCTTCCCAATCAAGTGCCTTCTATCAATGTCCAAGACAGGTAAGTAAGCAGTCTTGTAACTAAACTGTGGGATGACAGAACTCTTGTTTACTTGTAATTATTGACATCCAAGGAACTCTCAGCCTACTCTAAAGCTGATTATAAATTTCATAATTCCTGCTCTACACAGTCTCCTTCTCTCTTTAAACATCAAGTCTAATGTGATTAGCCAAGTTACACGACCTAACTCGCCGGTTTAATGCTATTTTACACCCCCTTATTCATTACTGAAGTTAAAAGGCTTAGTCTTAAAGTCAAACTAGACATTACTGGATGGTCCTTACGATTAAAAACCCacctaggccgggcatggtggctcatgcctataatctcagcactatgggaggccgaggtgggcggatcacttgaggtcaggagttggataccagcccgaccaacatggtgaaaccccatctctactacaaatacaaaaaaattagccgggtgtggtactgcgcacctgtaattccagctactccggaagctgaggcaggagaatcacttgaacccaggaggtggaggttgcagtgagccaagattgagccactgcactccagactgggtgacagagcaagactctgtctcaaaaaaaaccaaaccaaaccaaaacaaacaaaaaaataccccaCCTTATTAACTAGTTCTTTAATTCACCAAAACTCTTCAAAGAGCACAGGCTTCTTTTGCACAGGAAGAAAGCGGTTGGTTCCATTTGGGGCTGTCATACAAGGCTGTTTTCCAGGAGATGTCATGTGGGACAAGTCCCAGGGTAAGCATGGGCTGCTTGGGATTTGGGATCACAAAATACATATGGAATAAGCTAGGACTTCAAGGTCTGAGATCACTGAAAAAGACCAAGAAAATACCTGGGTCCTGGAACATGCTGGATACATACCATCTCCCAAAGATCATTAAGAAGACTTAAAGCtctagaaagacaaaaaatgggtattcagttttaaaactcAGAAAGTACAAAAAGAAGCAACAGCACTGGCCTTTGAAGAACATATCCTCCAACAGTTGTTCTTAACCTGTTTTCATGTTCACTATTATGATAAACTATTTTTGAAACCCTGACCCAGAGTGGAGattcaaaataagaaattattttccttccttaaGTAGTTTATCTGGTCTAGAAGTAACCCCTAAAAGAGGAAGAGACCTGTTTATTAACTCTCATAACTACTCCAGAGCTCCATATCAGAATTTTAGAACAAAAACTTCAAAAGTGAAATGGAGAAGCAAAAATTATTACCCAGCTTTAGTTCTCAATCTGGCTCACATCTCCAACTGTGCAGATTACTGTTAATGAAACTGTGATTCAGCACTAGTTTATACTGAGTGCTGCTCCAAAGGCACAGGGTAAATATTGCTGACAATACTTCTAAGTGCTCTAATGAGTAGAGGTCAAGAGATGAATAATTCCTTAACTGAGCATGATGCTCAGTTAGAGGTGGAGGGCATGCTTAATCTGGTAATCACTTGTAGGAAATATGGGTAATTTCTCTCGGGAGAATAAGCCCTGTTACTCATAAGGCGCCCTACTGGGCAGTGCTCAAGAGAACAGGCACTACAGAACTCCTCATTTAGGTCTGGCACACGTCCACATTCTCTAGAtgacctccctcctcccctcttttccccacaaaagcaatgaaataatgGCTGATGGCATGATGTAAGCAGCATCATAGTGGAAGGTGTAACCTGGGCTTTGGAGTTAGATCTAGGTTTGAATTCTGGTATACTCTACTACATAGCTGAGAACACTCCTTTCATTACAGTGTTGTTATtatcagagacagggtctcactctgccacccaagctggagtgcagtgccatgatctcggctcaacctcccaggctcaagtaatccttccccctcagcacccctgagtagctgggactacaggcatgcgccaccatccctggctaatctttgtgtatatgtatatatgtgcatgtatatacacacatatatatgtatatatgtgcgtgtatacacacacacacatacacacatatatatatatatttttttttttttttggtagagacagtttcgccatattggccaggctggtcgccaactcctgagctcaagcggtttgccagccttggcctctcaaagtgctgggattaaggtgtgtgccactgcacctggcctcatcacAGTGTTCTGCTTTTATCTGCTCCTCAAAGCTGGGGTGTGCTGTAGTAAACTTAGAAACAGGAAATACAGAACAGCCATTTTCTCCTGCTGATCATATTCCCTGCCAGTTTTCTACTACCTGGCCCACTGATCGCCTGGCCAGATGCCTTCCCAGCTGTAATAAGCTCTGTTTCCCAGGACTCAGTCATAGCTATAACCAATGTTTTCCCTAGAAATGGCTCTTACAAAGTCTCAGAAAAGCTCAAGTTAgacaacaactttttttttcaagagacagggtctcactcttgtcatccaggcgggagtgcagtggcacaatcacagctcattaccgcctcagcctccagagtacccgagactacaagcacacaccaccgtgcccacttatttttttttgtagagatggggatctgactttgttgcccagactggtctttttttttttttttttgagacagagtctcgctctgtcgcccaggctacagtgcagtggcgcgatctcagctcactgcaagctccgcctcccgggttcatgccattctcctgcctcagcctcccaagtagctgggactacaggcgcccgccacctcacccggctagttttttgtactttttagtagagacggggtttcaccatgttagccaggatggtctcgatctcctgaccttgtgatccgcccgtctcggcctcctaaagtgctgggattacaggcttgagccaccgcgcccggccccagactggtcttaaactcctggcttcaagtgatccttctgccttggcctcccaaagtgctggaattacaggcgtgagccaccatgcccagcctagaccACAACCCTTATTCAGCTGGTCTGCCCCGGGGAGCCTTCATCTAACAGAGCCAACATTGTCCTCTCCATACACTTGGGTTTGTGTTTGCTCCTTGGTTTTTATATTAATCACCTTTCACATCCATTTACATGCAAAGCTAATAGAAATAAAGGATGCAATTTGTTATCAATGATGGTTCATAATAATCATTTAGGCACTTGTAGAATGAAAACTACTAAGGTTTCTAGGACTAAGAGAAGAAATACTAAAGTGATACACTTAGTACCACCAAAGCCACTACATTTTTTGAGGTGTAAATTTCACAAGGTCTGCATAATTTAGATGACAAATTAAGGCTCAAATTTTAAGGACGAATAGCTATTTCATTGATCTCACATGGCTCACTAGGCAACAGATTCCCATTTAAAAGGGGTAATTGAGTTTAATGGGATGCTAACTATAAGGGGCTGAGTAGGATTAAGGGAAACCAAGTCAAGATATCCAGTCAGCAGTGTCCAGCAGAAATTTCTGTAACGATGAAATGTTCTACATCTACATTGTCTAATACAGTAGCCAAAGCCACACGTAGTTattaagcacttaaaatgtggctaatgTGACTAGGCCactgaatttattaatttgtttaaatagtCACATGTTGCTAATAGCTACATTGGACAGTACAGTTCAGGTCTAGCAAAGAGCCATCACAACTCCTAGGCCTGAAGAGGTGAAGTAAACGAACATTTACTGAAACCTGGGGTGATGCAGAATTAGAACTCTATCTTACAGGAAAGGATTACATGACAGAAGCCGTAGCCTTTGACAGAAGAATGCTGCCACTGCCAACTTGCAAACCAGCAGGGGAGGAATTGTGAATAAATACCAACTCACTCTTCTTCTTGCCCCTGTTCCCCTCTGGTGCCTCTGACTGGTGGAATTCAATCAAAAAGTAAAGAGAGCTCCTTGATATAGTCCATAAAGGTCAGCCTCTTGGAGCACAGAACAGTGAAAGGTGGAGAGTATACCTGGAACAAAACATTATGGCCCGTGCAAAATGAATTGAGGCATCAAACATTTGCTTTATTGGCActtataaatctaaataaatatggAACCAatagcaaaacatttaaaaagtatgttgTTAAAGAAAGTCCTACAAGTGTTTCCTGTTGTTAAAACTATTCAAGTTTTCTGTTGCAATAAACAGGACAATGTTTTAATCAAACTGTGACTGTGTTCATTTCAGGTTTCCTACATGAAGAATTAGGTCAATACTATGCTCCTTCAACTATATTCAACCAAGGATCTGAATGAAACTTTTCCTAAGGTACCATCTCAAATCACAAGGCCTGGGATTGggacattttttttattttactaaagacCACTGTAACTCAATAAATAAACTTATATTAGAAAATTAGAGGAAGACCAATACTACTCTCGGACTGCATGGTCACTGTCTTCAGCTGTTTTCTGTAATGATTGTTTGTAGGTATTTTACCAACCTTTTTCACTTTTAGCACTGAATAGTGCTAAGGGGAAAAAaggatggggaagggaggagtgGCAATATCTATAGCTACAGGGTCCTATAGCTACAGGGTTGTCCTATTTGTGGAAAACTTTATTGTCTACTTTCGTGGGTCCTGAATATGAGTCCAGTCCTTCCTGCCCAGCACTTAAGGAAGAAAGGTCTAATGTGACTGCATGGGGGTTGAAGTAGGTACCAAAGGAAAAGCAGTTCCCACCACCTCCAAGGAGCAGAAGCTGTTGCTCTTCAGGAAGGAGGATACTCGTATGGTTGTGTAACATTAATGGCCATGGCACATAGGTTGTGTCAATCGCATACTCAGAGCTCAATCCTGTAGTCAAATTGATAACAGTCACTCCAGGAAATGAGGAGGAATGAATCCAGACTCCTCCAACCAGTAACAGCTTTCCATTGAGCACATGAGCTGTGTGGGAGTACCTTGGGGTAATGGGAGGCTGGATATCTATTGACTCCCAGAGGAATCCACAAGAGGTTGGTCTCAGAAAGAGCACAGAGTTCAATGGCTCCTCAGAAGCCCCGAGACCTCCAGCAATAAGGGCTCCCCCTTGCCAAGTGCAGGCACTGTGAGAATGCCGGGCTTCAGGCACTTCTCCCTCCACTGGGATCCTGACCCAAGCCATTGTCTCTACATGTAGGAAATGCCAGTCACTTAGTACAGGTTCCACCACACTTCGACCCCCATACACAAACAAATATTCCTGATTCTGATAGGACACTTCTGTTGTTGAATGCCGCCAACAAGACAAAGTGGAATCGTTCCTTGGGCCGGCCTTTGTTATTGTCACTTTCAGGTCCTGAGTGTTATTATCCTCACTATTACAAAAATGAAGCTGGAGAACCCCTAAGGCTGGACTTACTGGGGACAGTCTCCCTCCCAGAACCAGAACCCGACTCTCTGAGAGTCTTGTCATGGTGTGATAAAGGCGTCCatcccactgaactccagtccCACAATCGCCTATTTGGCTGCCTTTCCATTCCGAGTCACCATCTCTTGAGAGCAAGTGAAACTGGCTCACTCGGCAGTGCCGCCCCTCCTGCTCTCCAAATCCTCCTGCACTGAGAATTACGTCCGGGCTCAAGAGGACAGAGGCGTGGCCGTATCTCTTCAGATTTGGGACCTGGCCCTCGCTACTGACTACACTGGCAGGGAATACCCCCGAAGGCGAAGCAGGATTTAGGCGAGGAAATGCCTCTGAAGATGGAAACACTAGGGTGTGGGAGAGGATGTCTCCCCTAGAAGCTGCCAGAATGAAATAATGGGCGCACTTCAGATGCCACTCCTCAAATTCGTCAAAGGGTTCAATATTTTCCACCCGCCGGCGCTCTTCTGCGGGGAGAAAGCAGCGATAGAATTCATTCATGTCCACGGCACCACAGGCAGTCCAGCCAGCTTGAAGGAAGCGGCGCCGCTGCGCCTCCACGTCAGGAAAGCGCTCCAGGCCATGCAGAGGGGAGTTTAGCTGCCGAAAATGTTGCAGCATGAACTGGCCAAAGGCGTCTTGAGGCCTCATCTGCTCATAGACCACGAAAAGGGCATTAGGAAAACGCTGCGCTGCCCAGGCGATGAGGGCTGCGGCACTCTCCGTCTCGAGGTAGGTCAGCACCGCCTCGGCCAGGAGCAGAGTGGGTGAGGCTGCGTCGAGCCCCGCGGCGCCCAGGGCCTCGTCCACTCGCTGGAGCTGCCGCAGGTCCAGGCCCAGGATGCAATAGTCTGCGCTTTCAAAGCACAGCGCTGACGCTGGCTCCCCACGCTGGAAAGGCCCGGTTAACGCGCACAGCTCTGGCGTCTCTCCAATCTTCTCTGCTTTGCGCCGCGCCACGTTCGGAAAATCCACCTCCCAGACTGCAGCCCGGGCCAGGCGGCCCGCAGTTTTCAAGCGAAAATAGAGCGAGTCGAAGCCGGCGCCTAGAGACAAGATCTGCGCGCGACGCGCGGCGTGGAGCGCGCCAGTCTGCTCCAAGAAGGCGCGCACGCAGTGCCTCACGGCGCGTGCGCGGATGTAGTAGCCTCGGTGAATGAGCGGTGCGCGGCGCGCCGCGCCCGGAACCAGCAACGCGGCAAAGGGGTCCTGCACGTACCCGCGCGCGGCCAGGGAACGCTTGCTG
Coding sequences within:
- the LCMT2 gene encoding tRNA wybutosine-synthesizing protein 4, with protein sequence MGPRNRGRRAGAVQSTNDSSALSKRSLAARGYVQDPFAALLVPGAARRAPLIHRGYYIRARAVRHCVRAFLEQTGALHAARRAQILSLGAGFDSLYFRLKTAGRLARAAVWEVDFPNVARRKAEKIGETPELCALTGPFQRGEPASALCFESADYCILGLDLRQLQRVDEALGAAGLDAASPTLLLAEAVLTYLETESAAALIAWAAQRFPNALFVVYEQMRPQDAFGQFMLQHFRQLNSPLHGLERFPDVEAQRRRFLQAGWTACGAVDMNEFYRCFLPAEERRRVENIEPFDEFEEWHLKCAHYFILAASRGDILSHTLVFPSSEAFPRLNPASPSGVFPASVVSSEGQVPNLKRYGHASVLLSPDVILSAGGFGEQEGRHCRVSQFHLLSRDGDSEWKGSQIGDCGTGVQWDGRLYHTMTRLSESRVLVLGGRLSPVSPALGVLQLHFCNSEDNNTQDLKVTITKAGPRNDSTLSCWRHSTTEVSYQNQEYLFVYGGRSVVEPVLSDWHFLHVETMAWVRIPVEGEVPEARHSHSACTWQGGALIAGGLGASEEPLNSVLFLRPTSCGFLWESIDIQPPITPRYSHTAHVLNGKLLLVGGVWIHSSSFPGVTVINLTTGLSSEYAIDTTYVPWPLMLHNHTSILLPEEQQLLLLGGGGNCFSFGTYFNPHAVTLDLSSLSAGQEGLDSYSGPTKVDNKVFHK